A part of Perca fluviatilis chromosome 15, GENO_Pfluv_1.0, whole genome shotgun sequence genomic DNA contains:
- the LOC120574860 gene encoding uncharacterized protein LOC120574860 isoform X2: MSNRPEFESFLSEMTRWFSDHQLQVDELFRHSDADGSGSVNLKDFYLGLMNLDVACQQFQLHMLTQQLKTANDMISYRDLSRQVQRLRLCDDTENDTQKSRCDQHQLLNPENGRRFVRLSVRLIPFDGTAAHPGNFEVVLLSSSRVFSLIRMIQDRVGIQTSRLEVFRSRVPTEGARLLPESLLEECGFRGGPEVTPPENTVYYDYSLLFTDCPILNCDHYFRSIPDAAAVKSGLCP; encoded by the exons AT GTCCAACCGGCCGGAGTTTGAGAGCTTCCTATCTGAGATGACTCGGTGGTTTTCAGACCATCAGCTGCAGGTGGACGAGCTGTTCAGACACAGTGACGCAGACGGAAGTGGATCAGTCAACCTGAAGGATTTCTACCTGG GTCTGATGAACTTGGACGTCGCTTGTCAGCAGTTTCAGCTCCACATGCTGACTCAGCAGCTGAAGACCGCCAACGACATGATCAGTTATCGAGACCTGAGCAGACAAGTGCAAAGACTGAG ACTGTGTGATGACACAGAGAACGACACTCAGAAATCAAGATGTGATCAACATCAACTGTTAAACCCTGAAAATGGCAGGAG GTTTGTCCGTCTGAGTGTCAGACTGATCCCCTTCGATGGCACTGCAGCTCATCCAGGAAACTTTGAAGTGGTTTTGTTGAGCAGCAGCAGAGTCTTCAGTCTGATCAGGATGATCCAGGACCGGGTAGGGATCCAGACCTCCAGGCTGGAGGTTTTCCGGAGCAGAGTGCCCACAGAGGGGGCCCGCCTGCTCCCGGAAAGCCTCCTGGAGGAGTGTGGCTTCAGAGGAGGGCCAGAGGTAACTCCTCCAGAGAACACTGTGTACTACGACTACAGCCTGCTGTTCACAGACTGCCCCATCCTCAACTGTGACCACTACTTCAGATCAATACCAGACGCTGCTGCCGTTAAGAGTGGCCTCTGTCCATAA
- the LOC120574860 gene encoding uncharacterized protein LOC120574860 isoform X1, producing MQDNMKKKKQRARKLTKKQHKNVSMVETSRSFRSNRPEFESFLSEMTRWFSDHQLQVDELFRHSDADGSGSVNLKDFYLGLMNLDVACQQFQLHMLTQQLKTANDMISYRDLSRQVQRLRLCDDTENDTQKSRCDQHQLLNPENGRRFVRLSVRLIPFDGTAAHPGNFEVVLLSSSRVFSLIRMIQDRVGIQTSRLEVFRSRVPTEGARLLPESLLEECGFRGGPEVTPPENTVYYDYSLLFTDCPILNCDHYFRSIPDAAAVKSGLCP from the exons atgcaggacaacatgaagaagaaaaagcagCGGGCCCGAAAACTCACCAAAAAACAGCATAAAAAT gTTTCCATGGTTGAAACATCCCGGTCCTTCAGGTCCAACCGGCCGGAGTTTGAGAGCTTCCTATCTGAGATGACTCGGTGGTTTTCAGACCATCAGCTGCAGGTGGACGAGCTGTTCAGACACAGTGACGCAGACGGAAGTGGATCAGTCAACCTGAAGGATTTCTACCTGG GTCTGATGAACTTGGACGTCGCTTGTCAGCAGTTTCAGCTCCACATGCTGACTCAGCAGCTGAAGACCGCCAACGACATGATCAGTTATCGAGACCTGAGCAGACAAGTGCAAAGACTGAG ACTGTGTGATGACACAGAGAACGACACTCAGAAATCAAGATGTGATCAACATCAACTGTTAAACCCTGAAAATGGCAGGAG GTTTGTCCGTCTGAGTGTCAGACTGATCCCCTTCGATGGCACTGCAGCTCATCCAGGAAACTTTGAAGTGGTTTTGTTGAGCAGCAGCAGAGTCTTCAGTCTGATCAGGATGATCCAGGACCGGGTAGGGATCCAGACCTCCAGGCTGGAGGTTTTCCGGAGCAGAGTGCCCACAGAGGGGGCCCGCCTGCTCCCGGAAAGCCTCCTGGAGGAGTGTGGCTTCAGAGGAGGGCCAGAGGTAACTCCTCCAGAGAACACTGTGTACTACGACTACAGCCTGCTGTTCACAGACTGCCCCATCCTCAACTGTGACCACTACTTCAGATCAATACCAGACGCTGCTGCCGTTAAGAGTGGCCTCTGTCCATAA
- the LOC120574860 gene encoding uncharacterized protein LOC120574860 isoform X3, with product MSNRPEFESFLSEMTRWFSDHQLQVDELFRHSDADGSGSVNLKDFYLGLMNLDVACQQFQLHMLTQQLKTANDMISYRDLSRQVQRLRLCDDTENDTQKSRCDQHQLLNPENGRRFVRLSVRLIPFDGTAAHPGNFEVVLLSSSRVFSLIRMIQDRVGIQTSRLEVFRSRVPTEGARLLPESLLEECGFRGGPEVTPPENTVYYDYSLLFTDCPILNCDHYFRSIPDAAAVKSGLCP from the exons at GTCCAACCGGCCGGAGTTTGAGAGCTTCCTATCTGAGATGACTCGGTGGTTTTCAGACCATCAGCTGCAGGTGGACGAGCTGTTCAGACACAGTGACGCAGACGGAAGTGGATCAGTCAACCTGAAGGATTTCTACCTGG GTCTGATGAACTTGGACGTCGCTTGTCAGCAGTTTCAGCTCCACATGCTGACTCAGCAGCTGAAGACCGCCAACGACATGATCAGTTATCGAGACCTGAGCAGACAAGTGCAAAGACTGAG ACTGTGTGATGACACAGAGAACGACACTCAGAAATCAAGATGTGATCAACATCAACTGTTAAACCCTGAAAATGGCAGGAG GTTTGTCCGTCTGAGTGTCAGACTGATCCCCTTCGATGGCACTGCAGCTCATCCAGGAAACTTTGAAGTGGTTTTGTTGAGCAGCAGCAGAGTCTTCAGTCTGATCAGGATGATCCAGGACCGGGTAGGGATCCAGACCTCCAGGCTGGAGGTTTTCCGGAGCAGAGTGCCCACAGAGGGGGCCCGCCTGCTCCCGGAAAGCCTCCTGGAGGAGTGTGGCTTCAGAGGAGGGCCAGAGGTAACTCCTCCAGAGAACACTGTGTACTACGACTACAGCCTGCTGTTCACAGACTGCCCCATCCTCAACTGTGACCACTACTTCAGATCAATACCAGACGCTGCTGCCGTTAAGAGTGGCCTCTGTCCATAA